The Planctomycetia bacterium sequence CCATCAATCCAGCATAACAGCCGTCTTGGTGCATCTTCAATGGAATTTTGAGGGTTGGCTTTCTCCTGTGCCGGTGCCGCCGCACCATGATCAGGTCCATGCAGAACCGTCGGGGGTTCCAGCATACGCCAGGCTTTTGCTCGTGCTTTCCTGATCTCGGCATGCTCTGGAGCTAATGCAAGCAGGTTATCTGCCAGTTTTACTACTTGTCGCCAATGCTGTTGTTCAACGGCTTGATGCAATTGATCACATTGTGCCGGGAACTCTACCTGATGTCTTTTCCATTCGGCATGCAGGCTCACCAGTGTAGGCACCTTTTGATACGCAACGCGCTCAATGGTCTGAATGGCCTGGAGAAATTCCCCTTGTTGTGCATGGTCACGGGCTACCAGCCAGGCTCTGGCTGTCTGTTCGTATTGTTCCAGTTCCTGTTGGGAAACGGGTTGATGCCTCATTGCTTCGATGAGGGCAAGTGCTTCGGAAGGCTGTCCCTGATCCAGTATGGATTTGACACCCGATAGTTTCAGATGAACGAGTTCGTTTTTCACCAGATCAATATTGGCTTGCGCTACACCGGCTTCCCGGGCATACTTGAGATCTTTCAAGGCAGCATCCAGGTTATTCTGCTTGCCGAGTTGCTTAGCCCGTGCCAGGAACGCAATGCCACAACGTAACAGGTATTCTTGAGTGTTCTGATGTCTGCGCAGTGATGGATTCTGAAGCAGATTCCAGGCTTCATCCAGCTTGCCAGCTTGGAGGGCTGTGTTGATTTGCCGATACATAAGCCAGGACTTCAGCATGGTTAAGAAAACGCAATCACGGAAACATACCCAGTACAACCACATTAGGTTGCACGGGGTTACCGAATATATCCTACATTCAGGCTATCAGATGTTCGCTGAAGACGGGACTGGATTTATCACGTTCTGCTAAAAACTGTATTCATCTATCGTTCAAATAGAAAACCACGGCAAAAATGTACTTTTTGCCGTGGTTTCATGGGTATCCGAAATTAATTCTTAACACGTTCCAGGTATTCACCTGTGCGTGTATCAATCTTAATGAGTTCACCTACGCCAACAAATGGTGGCACGGTAACCTTAAGGCCAGTTTCTGTAATAGCTGGCTTATATTGTGCAGCTGCTGTAGCGCCTTTCATCGAAGGCTCTGTT is a genomic window containing:
- a CDS encoding FHA domain-containing protein — its product is MYRQINTALQAGKLDEAWNLLQNPSLRRHQNTQEYLLRCGIAFLARAKQLGKQNNLDAALKDLKYAREAGVAQANIDLVKNELVHLKLSGVKSILDQGQPSEALALIEAMRHQPVSQQELEQYEQTARAWLVARDHAQQGEFLQAIQTIERVAYQKVPTLVSLHAEWKRHQVEFPAQCDQLHQAVEQQHWRQVVKLADNLLALAPEHAEIRKARAKAWRMLEPPTVLHGPDHGAAAPAQEKANPQNSIEDAPRRLLCWIDGVGGYLLCLSPRVSLGRATGDATVDIPLFADVSRLHAYLNRDKEGGYVLEAVRQVQVNGKPVEKVVLKDGDELTLGTACKIRFRQPLAVSGTARLELISRHRLPLSIDGVLLMSDACLMGDHEGTHVMVPGLSRPLAIVRQGESLAIQCSGPYEIDGQACKGRTPVTMKSTICVDEVRLKLESVGPRFLGN